In Nicotiana tabacum cultivar K326 chromosome 10, ASM71507v2, whole genome shotgun sequence, the DNA window CGGGGCTTGCCAATTCTGGAGTAGAGGAACTCCCAATGAATCTCGTGATGGAAGGTCAGATACACCaaataattctgatttacaaagtttggtactaactttgcagaaacacCCAAAAGAGTAAAATGATTGCATAGAACAAATACCTGGCGTACCTCCCATGATTAAAGGAGTAGATAATAATATATATTCACAACagccctggaagccaagtgcatCACCTTTGCCGATtcctaaaaagtttaaaatgcctaatattccaaaatatgatggaaaaACTGACCCATGAGATTACATAATAGCGTTTACAACTGGCATGAAAGGCAAAGATTTAACCAAGCAAGAAATCGAATCAGTTTTGGttaaaaaatttggtgaaacactcacgaAAGGAGCATTAACATGGTGTTCTCTCTTACTCAAAAACATTATTGATTCGTTTGCCGAGCTTGtagattcatttataaaagcaTATTCGGGagctaaaaaaattaaaaaatgatgGAAGACATCTTTAAGGTAAAATAAGGAAACACAGATACTCAGAGAGTTTGTGAATAGATTCCAACGGGGAGAGGATGATGTTACCACAAGTACCTAACAATTAGGCAAACCTGGTGTTCGCAAGCAATCTAAACTagaaaagttcagaagccacAAGGAGAATGAAGGAAAGTTTGCGAGAATttccagcaacaacttggaatgacGTGTACAACAAATACAACACAAAGCATCGGATAGAAGAAGACAGGGTTGCACAACCAATGTTTGATGAAAGAGCAGGGCCAAGACATTCAGAATCAGGAAAAAGGACCGGAAAAAACAAGTACGAGCATTATATGGGTCCTGCAGGTTGAGATTCTCGGTCCAAACAGGAAAACTTACAATCAGAATCGAGATCAAGACAAAAAGATGCGGGTTCTTCATCTAAATTCAGAAAGGTTCGGGATGCAGGAGGTGACAACTCCAGCACACATGTTAGAGTCGGAGATTACAGTTTTAATGTCAGTATCTCCGAGTTGGTAGCCGTTTTAAAAggtatgggagataaggtacggtggcctaAAGAAATGAGATCAGACCCAAGGAAAAGAAATCCAGATCATTGGTTTGAATTTCACAATGATCATGGCCATAGAATAGCAGATTACTGGTTACTACAAGGAGAGGTCGAGAATTTATTGAAGCAAGGCTATCTAACTGACCTGTTCAGCGAGAAAGGTAGACAATCATATATGAAGAACAAacaagaacccccaaaacccaTATCTCCAGAAACAACTGTTAACGTAATAACCGGGGGAGATGAGGTCAATGGTGTGACTTATACAGCTACAAAAAAGACGTCAAAAGTCACAGTCACTCATGGGAAGCGAATACGCCAAGCCTTGGAAGGAGAGAGTATAACATTTGATGACGAGGATGTGGACGACTTGATGATTCCTCACAATGACGCACttgtaatatctttacttgtacatgatactaacaTAAAACGAGTTTTAATTGACCCAGGCAGTTCCGTGAATATCATTTTACTAAGAGTGGTAATGAAATACAAGCTAACGATAAGGTGATACCAAAGGCATAGTCTTTGTATGGATTTGATAATTCAAGCGTTATCAAAAAAGTGGAAGTAGTGCTTGCTATGTTTGCAGAAGGGGTTACCAAGGACACAAAGTTTCAGGTGATAGATGCAGATATGACTTATAATATAATCTTgggaagaccatggattcacaaaATGGATGATGTACCATCCACAATGCATGAAGTTATCAAATTTCCTTCATAGTGGGGAATTCGTCAAATCCGTAGAGATCAACAAGCTTCTAGAAATATCAATTCGGTGGTGGCTACCAGCACGGTAAATGAGGTTGCAAGCAAAAGGTAAAAGTTATAGAGTTCAGTTGAGGATGTTATAGTACAAACCTTAACTGAAGGCATTCCAGGACAAACTGATGTTGATTCGAGATCTGCTGATATTCAAGAGCcagaaggaaataaaaaatattaagacAACTACCGAAGAACTCAAAGTGGTGGTGCTATTTAAACACTAGCCAGACAGAAAAGTTTACTTCGGAGCAAACCTGAGCACAGAAATGAAAgttaagttaattgaatttttaaaagctaacgcagattgttttgcttggtcgcattcagatatgacaggtataccaccggaggtgatgactcacaaactgaATGAGGACCCATTATATCCACCTGTCAAGTAGAAGAAAAGGAAGCATGGATCCTTCTAAAATCAAGTGATCTAAGATGAGATACGAAATCTTTTAAAATTTAGATCAATAGGAGAGATAAAATATTCCAACTAGCTAGCTAATACTGTGGTAGTTccaaaaaagagtgaaaaatgGCAAGTTTGTGTGGATTATACTGACTTAAATAAAtcttgtcctaaagattcattCTCTTTGCCGTACATAGATCAACTAATTAATTCTACCGCAAGACATGAactgttaaattttttatatgcATAATCAGGATATAACTAGATAAAGATGGATCCTATAGATGAAGAACAGGGGGACTTATTTTTACAAAGTCATGCCCTTTGGTCTAAAAAATATTGGAGCCACGTACCAAAGATTGGTaactaaaatatttcaagaacatCTGCGAAAGATTATTGAAGTCtacattgacgatatgctagTCAAATCAGCATAGGCGGGAGATCATTTCCAACATCTGTCAGATACTTTCCAAATTTACCGCAAATACAATATGAAggtaaatccaaaaaaatatgcTTTTGGCTTATCTTCAGGTAAGTTTTTAGTTTTTCATATTTCTAATAGgggaattgaagtaaatccttTATAAATCAAAGCTATCAAAGAAATACCGGATGTACTCACAAGCAAAAAAGAAGTGCAGAGATTAACAGGAAGAATAGTAGCCATGGGGagatttatttcaaaattatcggaAAAGAATTTCAAATTCTTTTCAGTATTGAAAAAGTAAAATCACTTTGAATGAACTGATGAATACCAACAAGCCCTTAAGGACCTAAAATCGTATATGTCAAATCCGTCTTTGCTAACCAAACCAAAAAATGGAGAAAGGCTGCTTATCTACCTTGTTGTGTTAGAAGTGGCGGTAAGTGCGGTGCTCATACGAGAGaacaaaggtaaacaatctctgatatattatgttagtaaatctttgttagatgctgagacacgataccctcATCTAGAAATGCTTGCTTTAGCATTAattatggcatctagaaaattgagaccttattttcaatgtcatcctatctcTGTAATAACTGCTTTCTGCCTGAGGAATATATTGCATAAGCAAGAACTATTcggtaggttagctaagtgggcaatagaaCTCAGTGAGTATGATATCATATACTAGCCAAGAACTGCAATAAAATCACAGATTTTAGCATATTTCGTTGCAGATTTCAGCACGAATTTAATTCCTGAAGCAGAAAAAGAGTTACAAGTATTTACCAGATCTAATCCGGAGACTTGGATTTTATTTACTGATGGTTCCTCGAATGTTAAAGGAGCGGGCGTAGGTATTGTTTTAATTATGCCTTCAGGGGAAGTCATAAGACAAGCAATAAAATGTTATCCCattactaacaatgaagcagagtacaaACCTGTGATTGCAGGCCTGGAATTAGAACGAGAACTTGGCATAGAACAGTTTGTAATCAAAAGTGACTCACGGCTAATAGTTAACCAAATGGAGGGGACTTACATAGCAAGAGAAGCATGAATACAACAATACCTGGAAAAAGTACAGGAATTAGTCAGACAATTTCAATCATGGAAGGTTGTCCAAATACCCAGGGAGGAGAATGCTGaggcagatgcattggccaatcTCACGTCTGTTACGGAGATGACAAATCCAGAAAATGCTATtgtaatacatttgtttcattcgaCACTCGACCAAGACAAGCACGAGGggaattttaataatttaacttgggattggaggaacgagttTGTCAACTTTTTTTAGTATGGAATCTTACCCGAAGACAAAAAGAAGTCACAAATACTTCGCCAAAAAGCCACCCGGTATTGTTTAATTCGTGGAAACTTATACCGAAAGATGTTTGGTGGACCTTTAGGGAAGTACATGAGAGGAACTGCGATAATCATGCTGGGGGAAGATCATTGGTGAAGAATTTAATAAGAGATGAACACTATTGGCCAAAAATGGGGGAGGAAGCAGAAAACTTTGTAGCCAAGTGCGATAAATGTCAACGATTTGCCAATAACATGCATCACGCAGCAGAATTGTTACATTTAGTTATCTcgccatggcctttcatgaagtGAGACATGGATATTGTAGGTCTGATACTTCAAGCTAAAGGAAAGGTACAATTTCTATTagttttaattgattatttttcaaaatgggtagaagcaggagctttcaaacaggtgcgagaaaaagaAATCAGTGACTTTATTTGGCAAAACATTATCTGTCATTTTGGAGTTCCAAAGAaaatcgtgtgtgacaatggccCACAATTCATAGGCACGAAAATCGTAGAGTTTTTTCAGAATTGGCAGATTAAACGGATTACATCTGCGCCTTACCAGTGTTGATACCcattttttttcatatatttttaatacatatatatactttcaaaatagcacatatgcagttataagcatgcataagcgttttcataatttttctataatttttaaaagctccaaattgatttatttcttctttttttatttataaaatttccaataattatctttcaaattatttttgtgataatttagtcatctaaattctttatttatgccaaaatagtgtttaaatatttttagtgtatttttataattatatttacatttttaggctaaattgcacatctttgcaataatagccctactAATGCATAATTGCATTATTGATGCATAgaatggtcttttatatttttaaaatattaaaaaactatttaaatcattttagtacatgaaagtaattttttagaaattatttattatttttataaattatataacaattaaaagtagctatttaaaatctagcctattttattttcaattgcAGCCCCAATTTAACCCAATTACCAGCCCAAACTCTGAGGACCCGATCCGGCCCCAATACACTTTAATCGCGgtcattgatcataaagatcaacggccacaaacgacccttcctaaaataaacccaaaagaaccCCTCCAAACCCTACCATTCTACACTACCCGCCGCCCTGAAACCCCTCTtttctctcaaatgctctcaaaccTAACTCTAATCAAACCTCACTGACCCTCGTCCATGGTTGTCTACGACGATCTCTCACCACCCCAGGCCTCCCATGGCCTCCCTCATGGTAATCTAGCCATCTCTAgggccctcaagggaccagggctagTTGACTTGCATCTATGGTTCCTCTCTCGCCTGTTTCAGTCCATTCCATTGTGATTCTGAGTAGATCATCCTATATTGCCTACGATCTATGGGTTTCTCAGTATGTTTCTTCACCTCTGTGCCattctcttcgaaaccctaatttctttttctGAACCTCTTAGATATGTATAGATTTGAGAGGATCTAGACTTGTTTCATGTGAGTTTTACAACAAActtgagattctttacaagaatcatatgattttaagttattttcatctttttctaaactagggttttcgAAATTTCTTCTTACAAAATATTTAATGATTTTTTTAGTGTTGGATCTTCTGCTTCTCATatgttttgactgattttgtaagTTTGCCACAACCCTAGCTCGCTTGtactaaaagccctaattttctggtgttcttcgtttggtttctgagtactggtacatctgattgtgttcttgctttgagtttttgtgatttctcgtgatttttcttgtcctaatatgcttctactgaatttcttagttcaactctttcattgattctatatGCTTGTGTTCGTCCTGGCCATTCATGTTAAGACCTGCATCTTTCTCCTTGAATCAGTGTCGTCTAACGTTTTGTTTGGTTAAAGTGATGTGTCGATTCCTGACTATTCATGTCTCGCCTTATTTTATATGCTAAAATTGCTGACtctttcatgactttctctttgactGAACCCTTGATTATTCTGAATTCCTTATTTCCTAGTTTAATTTGAACACTTTCCGTTAAACTTTCGATTCATACCTCTTTACTCGATTTGATTGAATTGCctgccttaattaattttccctTGCCTTGTTTGTATTTTGCTGATTCTTACTGATTTGTTTCCTTAGTTGAAACTTCtgttcatttacccctaattacctaaTCTATACCCAAACCTTACTTGATTTTTCCCTTAAATACCTAGCGTGCTTTTACCGTTGATTTGATTGTCCCTTGATTAAGGAAAGGACTTGTTGATTTATATATGACTTCCCTGATTTGCTACTTAATcgat includes these proteins:
- the LOC107761909 gene encoding uncharacterized protein LOC107761909, coding for MKESLREFPATTWNDVYNKYNTKHRIEEDRVAQPMFDERAGPRHSESGKRTGKNKYEHYMGPAGGDNSSTHVRVGDYSFNVSISELVAVLKGMGDKVRWPKEMRSDPRKRNPDHWFEFHNDHGHRIADYWLLQGEVENLLKQGYLTDLFSEKGRQSYMKNKQEPPKPISPETTVNVITGGDEVNGVTYTATKKTSKVTVTHGKRIRQALEGESITFDDEDVDDLMIPHNDALVISLLVHDTNIKRVLIDPEGVTKDTKFQVIDADMTYNIILGRPWIHKMDDVPSTMHEVIKFPS